A genomic stretch from Microtus pennsylvanicus isolate mMicPen1 chromosome 11, mMicPen1.hap1, whole genome shotgun sequence includes:
- the Krt10 gene encoding keratin, type I cytoskeletal 10 — protein sequence MSVRYSSSKQYSSSRSGGGGGGGGSSLRISSSKSSHGGGFSSGGFSGGSFSRGSSGGGCFGGSSGGYGGLGGGSFGGGYGGGSFGGGYGGGSFGGGSFGGGSYGGGSFGGGNFGGGGYGGGFGGGYGGDGGGLLSGNEKVTMQNLNDRLASYMDKVRALEESNYELEGKIKEWYEKHGNSSQREPRDYSKYYQTIEDLKNQILTLTTENANVLLQIDNARLAADDFRLKYENEVALRQSVEADINGLRRVLDELTLSKADLEMQIESVTEELAYLKKNHEEEMRDLQNVTTGDVNVEMNAAPGVDLTQMLDNMRSQYEQLAEKNRKDVEAWFNEKSKELTTEIDSNIEQMSSHKSEITELRRTVQGLEIELQSQLALKQSLEASLAETEGRYCVQLSQIQGQISALEEQLQQIRAETECQNSEYQQLLDIKTRLENEIQTYRSLLEGEGSSGGGSYGGGRGGGSHGGSYGGGSSGGGGSHGGSYGGGSSSGGGSHGGSSGGGYGGGSSSGGGHGGSSGGGYGGGSSSGGQSGSGGFKSSSSGSGGDQSSKGPRSAETSWDTNKTRVIKTIIEEVTPDGRVLSSMIESETKKHFY from the exons TGGTGGAGGGTTTAGCTCAGGGGGGTTCAGCGGTGGCTCCTTTAGCCGTGGGAGCTCTGGGGGAGGTTGCTTTGGGGGCTCATCAGGTGGCTATGGAGGTCTGGGAGGAGGCAGCTTTGGTGGGGGCTATGGAGGAGGCAGCTTTGGTGGGGGCTATGGCGGTGGCAGCTTTGGGGGTGGCAGCTTTGGTGGAGGCAGCTATGGTGGGGGCAGCTTCGGTGGCGGCAACTTCGGCGGAGGCGGCTACGGAGGAGGCTTTGGTGGTGGATATGGAGGAGATGGTGGCGGCCTTCTCTCCGGAAATGAAAAAGTGACCATGCAGAACCTGAATGACCGTCTGGCTTCCTACATGGACAAGGTCAGGGCTCTGGAAGAGTCAAACTACGAGCTGGAAGGTAAAATCAAAGAATGGTATGAAAAACACGGCAACTCAAGCCAGCGTGAGCCCCGGGACTACAGCAAATACTACCAAACCATTGAAGACCTTAAGAACCAG ATCCTCACCCTGACTACTGAAAATGCCAATGTCCTGCTGCAGATCGACAATGCCAGGCTGGCAGCTGACGACTTCAGGCTGAA ATATGAGAATGAAGTAGCCCTGCGCCAGAGCGTGGAAGCCGACATCAACGGCCTCCGCAGGGTCCTGGATGAGCTGACCCTTAGCAAGGCTGACCTAGAGATGCAGATTGAGAGTGTGACTGAAGAGCTGGCTTACCTGAAGAAGAACCATGAAGAG gaaatgagagaccTTCAAAACGTGACCACTGGTGACGTGAACGTGGAAATGAATGCGGCTCCAGGAGTTGACCTGACTCAAATGCTGGACAACATGAGAAGCCAATACGAACAGCTTGCAGAAAAGAATCGCAAGGATGTAGAAGCCTGGTTCAATGAGAAG AGCAAGGAACTCACCACAGAAATTGACAGCAACATTGAACAAATGTCCAGCCATAAGAGTGAAATTACTGAATTGAGGCGCACTGTGCAGGGTCTCGAGATCGAGCTGCAGTCCCAACTGGCCCTG AAACAATCGCTGGAAGCCTCCCTGGCAGAAACAGAAGGTCGCTACTGCGTGCAGCTCTCCCAGATCCAAGGCCAGATCTCCGCCCTGGAGGAACAGCTGCAGCAGATTCGGGCTGAAACCGAGTGCCAGAACTCCGAGTACCAACAACTCCTAGACATTAAGACCAGACTGGAGAACGAGATCCAAACCTACCGCAGCCTGCTCGAAGGAGAGGGAAG TTCCGGAGGCGGATCCTACGGCGGCGGGCGCGGCGGCGGCAGCCACGGCGGAAGTTACGGCGGCGGCAGCTCCGGTGGCGGCGGCAGCCACGGCGGAAGTTACGGCGGCGGAAGTTCCAGCGGCGGCGGCAGCCACGGAGGCAGTTCCGGTGGCGGCTACGGCGGCGGAAGTTCCAGCGGCGGTGGTCACGGCGGCAGTTCCGGCGGTGGCTACGGCGGCGGAAGTTCCAGCGGCGGCCAGAGCGGAAGCGGAGGATTCAAGTCTTCTTCTTCCGGGTCCGGTGGCGACCAATCGTCTAAAGGACCAAGGTCAGCAGAAACTAGCTGGG ATACTAACAAAACCAGAGTGATCAAGACGATTATTGAGGAGGTGACACCTGATGGTAGAGTCCTTTCGTCTATGATTGAATCAGAAACCAAGAAACACTTCTATTAA